The region AATGGGTTCGCTTGGCTGATCCTCGATTTCGTTGGTGCGCTTGGAGAAGAGCTTTACGGAAGGGCTATCGTGCTTGTTGTGGCCGAACGGTTTTTGGGTTGGAGGGGCGCGGTGCTGGTATCCGGCCTCATGTTCTCCGGCTTTCACCTCGATAATCCTGGTGCGTCGCGGATCTGGTTGTTCCGACTTTTCGCTCAAGGTTGCGTTCTGGCATACGCAACCTTTCGCAGTCGATCGATCTGGTGGTCCGTGGGATATCACACGGGTTGGAATTGGATAAGTGCGCCCCTGTTTGGGGCAGCCGGGAGTGGCTATCTGGACGAAGGTCATCTCTTCAACTTCGCTCCGCATGGGTCGATTTGGATCACGGGCGGTGCGGTCGGCCCCGAAGGGAGCATCTTCGCATTTGTCGCTGTCTTCGTAGCACTTGGACTTCTCTTCATCACGACGAGCAGCATAAAGAAACAAAAGCGCGCAGACTGTCAGATTGTCGCGGCGTGAGTTCGGTCTTTCGGCGTAGAGCTTGGTATTAAGGATAGGAACTTGTGGCGCAGGTTCGCTTCACCGTTTGACAGTAGACCGGTTGTTCGGAAAGGTCTGATGATTGCGTATCATCGTCACAAACGAACCAATCTCGCGATTCACTAGGTCAGGCCTATCGTTCTGAATGTAATGATCGCTTCCTTTAGCAATGATGCGCTCGCTCTGACTGGATAGACCCTTCGCCTCCTCCTGCATTTGGTTCCACACAACGGCAGTATCTCTCGAAACGGAGACTGGCCAATTCGATGGAAGGACGCTCGGATCGTGAGACAGGATCAGAATCGGAAGATCACCGAATGGACCCGCGTGAACCGTCTCTTCTCCGGAGACTCGCTCGGCATCGAGTTCATTCTCCATCGCATCCACCTGGACGGAATACATGAATCCGCCTTGATCCACGCGGTATAAGCTTCAGCGCCTGATGGAATCGAAGTGCATATCCCTCGGAGTCGATACCAGCCAACCGACATGAGCAACTTCTGCCAAGGCATCTGACGACGTTGCTGCTCTTGGATCTTCACGAGTTGCTTTGGGATTCTGTCATCCTGAAGCGGCGTGGCGCCATCGACGAAGACAAGGCCGGCCAAATCAGCAGGATAATGCGTCGCATAGGACCGCAGATAGATCCCCGAGATGGAGTGCCCCACAAGGACAAAGGGACGTTGAATGGCAGCCGCCTCAAGCAGTTGGTGGAGTTGCAATGAGATGGCGTTGGCATCTTGAACGCCGGCCCCTGAGTCACTCCAGCCAAACCCAGCACGGTCGTAGGAGCAAACCCGCGTCTGCTTTGACAAGACGGGCTGTACTTTCACCCAGCCAAGAAAGTCATCGCCCAGGCCTGAGCTCAGTAGGATCGTCGGCGAACCCTCTCCGGTGCAGTAGAGGTGCAGCGAATGGCCGTTCACGTCACAGACTTTCCCCGGCAGGCCAGCGATTTTCCGGTAATGACGAATCGCCAATGCGTTGAATGTAGCTCCTCCAATGACGGCTACAAGAAAGATCAGAAGTGCGATTGCGATGAGTCTTGTCAGAGTCCTGCTGGCTTTCATTCAGTTGCCGTCTCCGTCGCCCGTTTGAGCAACCGTATCTTCCTGCTACTTCGGTGACTCAATCGGATCGCTCAGGAGGCGCACTGAAACACCTCAGCTCGTGTAATCGAGGAACAGGACAACTAGTCCGCATGCCGCGATCAGTCCTGCAGAAATTGACGCCAGAGTTTTACTTCTTCCCGCTTGAACCGACACATCCATTGCGGCGCGCCAGTACGTAGCCGCGCCCACGAGAACCAGGACGAGCTCCACGCACGCCGCCGCTTGCGGATGATTCCAGAGTCCGAAACCGAAGGACGGAAGGTTGCCTACATTGCCAGGGAGGACTGGCATGTCACCGCGGTGCACGACTAGGTCAAGCACCCAATGAGAGACGCTGACGAGTGCGATCACCAAGGCAACCCTTCTACCCAGCCGGGGCAGGAACATCGCACCTAAGATCGCGGACAGAGCGAGCATACCAACGATCGAGTGCGTGTAGTCCGCATGAATGATGAGTCCGCCGTATCCGGCATGCACCTGCTGTGCTGTTTCCCGATGAGCAACGAACAAAGGAATGAACACGACGTCAATCCATACGGTCGCAAGCATCAGCGCCCAGAGAGGCGCGGTTTTCTCACGAGATTTTACGATGGCTGCAAAACCAAAATGGCCGGCGATCAATTGACCACCTCTTTTTGCTTGGCAGGGGGCCAGGGAAGACGACGGTCTACCAACCCAACAACTAAGACGAACAGGAGAACTCCTACGACGAATTGCATTCTGACTCCTTAGCTCGCACTCGTTATCGCTGTGCGTTTGTCATATGGAATGACTGCTCCATATTACAGGAGTGAGTTCTTATAAACTATGCCAGAGTCGCTTGACCAGCACCGAGGCTAACTGGAGGTTATTTCGGAGAATTGTTGTGACGATCTGTATTCCGTCGGGGTTTGCAAGAATTCTCGACGGAATGCACTCGCAAAATGGGAGGCGCTTCCGAACCCGCAGGCCAAAGCAATTTCAAGGGTACTTTTGTCTGTTGTCCTGAGCATGGATTGTGCGGTCTTCATTCTCAGGTGATGTACATGACGGTGCGGAGTCGCTCCTACCGCCTTATTGAATAGTGCGGCAAAGTGAAATGGACTCAGACCTGCTTCTTGCGAAAGGATGCGGAGGTCGAGGTGCTCCGATAGATGAGCGTCGATGTATTCCAAGACCCTGATTAATCGGTGGTCGGAGACCCGCTCGTGTGTCAGAGATTGATGCCATTCGAAGGCCTTGAACGGGCCAAGTAGAAGATGAGCAGCAAGCCATTGTGCGGCCGACTGCGCGTAAAAATCAGGTGCCTTGTCTCTGAGTGCGGCCAATACCGTAAAGCTAAACCCGCTAAGTGGGCGATCATCCATAAACGGCAGGTCTTGGAGAGAACTTCCCACTGCGTTTCCCGGCGTTGATAACTCTTGCGCTACACGGTCCACGGTAGCTTGAGGAATGTGGACCCCCAGGGTATTAAGGGACCCTTGCCCAACAAAGTTTTGCCGGAGGCGCCGCTGGTGACGAGCCGGGGAGAGTTCTCCAGTCCCCTTGGTGTACAGTTGCCCGCGCCACTGCCCTCGAAAACGTTCATCCAAGTGAAAAGCTGAGTTGAGCAGCACACTGAACGACGGATCATCAGACGGTGGTGGTTCAATGACATCTGCGGAGGTGAGATGCCACTCGCTTATGCGGAGACGCAGTGACTGCCACCCTGCAGCATCGCTTATCCACTCACGCCGGAAACGGCCGCCGGGGTAACGCAATTTGACTGTACTCTCTCGACTCTTCATTCCTCACTCCCTTACCTCGAAGTTTTGTAGCTTCTGCGGACAGTTTAGGTCTGCCCCGTACCTGTACGGCCTGCCGATTCTCGTGCAAGATTCGCTCGTTTTTGACAACATCGCGTGTTTTCAAAAGCAGCAGTCACATGCTCCTGTTACACATTGACCAGCAGCAACGCCGGACCGCGGGTAGAGGGCTGTGTACAAGATGGAATTACGAGCCTGCTCGAGTTCCTCTTCCAAAACAAAGCGTTTGTAAACCTGCGCAGCTGGAAGTGAACATGAAAACCTTGATCAGCTCGAAAATTAATACTTGTGGTCTTGGCAGCCAGGAGAGTTCGACGCTCTTACTGATCGAACCTCGATGGCCAAAAGTATCGAGGGTCTCACAGCAACTTGAAGGATCCCGGTTTAGTGTAACGGTGGCCCATGATGCGAAAGACATATATCTGATGTCCGGCTCAATTCGGATCCCCTGTGCGGTCCTAAGTGACGAACTCGGGGCTGTCGCGTTGCAAGCGTCAGCAGAGGCGGTCAGGTGGCAATGGCCCAGGACGAGCATCCTTATCTTGGGCACGCCTGGTGCATTAGAAGACCATCTTTACGACGATATTGTGGCCCACGCCTCGGGTGCAAATGTGCTCATAAAGAGAGCCGAAAGCATTAACGAACCCGCCATCGATCGACGCTTCGATAAGCGCAGGGAAAGCGTCCTTAGCTGAATTCGGTCTCATGCCCATTCCGTGTCCGTTGGCACCAGCCAACCTATCGCGTTTGCTCTTGCCTGTTAGATCTACACCTCCCTCATAAGCGATCGCAAGAGACATCCAATTCAAAGTATGGCACATCTGTAATAGTTGTTCCATAAAGGTGGGCTGATTGTCGTTGCAATGCAAAGGCGAACTACAGGGAGGTTGGTATGAAGGATTTGATTCAGTGGGAAGCAGTCAAATGGCCTGACGACATGGCTCCCAGTCGCTGTCCCATCCATTTCACCAACGAGCGCCAAGTAGCAGCATCTTCTAAAACCATTTGGTCGCTACTCACAGACCCCTACGCTTGGCCCCACTTCTATCCAGGCGTCGAACAGGCTCCATCGCTTCAGGGAAGTAATTCGCTCAGCTTGGGAGTTCGGTTCGAAACCAAACTGGCTGGACAACAGGTACTCGCATCGGTGCAAGAATTCGAGCCTCTGACGCGGATCGCTTGGTACGGTGGTCCAATTGACTCGGAAGAGTCCAAGGCTTACCACGCTTGGATCATTACGCCCACTCCTAGTGGGTGCCACCTCCGGACCGAGGAGACGATGAGAGGTCCCCTTTGGATTGAATTAGCCAAGAAAGCTCCCGACGCTTTCTGGCTTACGCACGAAAAACTTCTCGCGAGCCTCGCGAACATCGCGGAAGAGCGGACAAACCATCGCAATGAAGAAGAGACGGATAAATAGTCACTGTTCGTCTTCGAAACAATCGATACCTCAACAGAACTGCAGGAGGATGATCCATGGGTTACGCAATTATTGGTTCCGGCAATGTCGGCAAAGCACTCGCTACCGCGTTTGCACGCAAGAATCTTGAAGTCGCAATAGCAAGCAGACGATCGGTCGAGCTGCTCGAACCCATCGCAAAGGCAATCGGACCAACAATCATTCCCAAAGCTTTGAAGGACGCAGTCGAAGCGGACATCATTTTCTTGGCAATCCCTTTCGGAACCCAGAAGGAAGTTGCCAAAGCTGCCCGCAGTTGGCAGGGCAAGATAGTGATCGACGTAATCAACGCTTATGGCGTTTCTCCAGAGGAACTAGAGGATCTTCCGTCCTCTGTAGTCGTCTCTCACTCCTTTCCCGGAGCGACGTTGGTAAAAGCCTTCAACCATTTGCCCGCCGAAGTCTTGGCCCAAGACCCAAAGGTTAAGGACGGGCGGCGCGTTGTCTTTCTCTCAAGTGACGATGAAAGTGCCGCAGACAAAGTAGCAACTCTGGTTGAACGACTTGGCTTCGCTCCTGTCAAACTTGGCAAGCTCACAGAGGGAGGCTTGCTGGTACAAGCGCGAGGAAAGACTTGGGCGCAGCTGATCTTTCAGGATTTCGTCAAGTTCTAGAGGAGCGAGTCGCCGTCTTGTTCGATCATTCGCCTGAAGGGAGAGCCTCATGCAACCAACCGTCTCGTTCTGGCCTAATGGTGCCCGCCTCGCCGTCAGCTTCTCGCTGATGTTCGAGGGCGGGGGGCAGCCGATATCAGGCGCACCGGGGTTTTTCGAAGAGCCAATGGAAAAGGGCCTGCCCGATTTGGCGACCAACGGTGTTTTCCAGTACGGCATTTACGAGGGCATTCCTCGGATACTCGACCTGATGGATAAACATCAGGTGAAACTCTCATCTTTCATGATCGGCCAAGCCGTAGACAAGGCCCCGGACCTCGCTCGCGAGATCGTAAGACGCGGCCATGAAGCTGGCGCTCATGGCCGCTCTTGGCAGAACAGCTATCTTCTCGATCGAGAAAGCGAACGACGGTTCATTGTCGATGGCATGGAGAGCATTCAAAGGGCTACCGGTCAGACACCAGTTGGATGGAACGCCTACTTCGTTCGCAACTCACCGCATACGCTCGACATACTTCAGAGTCTCGGCTTCGTTTACCACATTGATGAACCAAGTGCAGACCAGCCGTTCATTATCAAACTGAAGGGCGGCGATTTTGTGACAGTACCGTACACTCTGCATCTGAACGACATTGCTTCGTTCACGTTTGTGGGGTGGAATCCGGTCGCTTACGAGCAGGCACTTAGAGACGAATTCGACCAACTCTATGAGGAGGGCGCTCACCGCAGACGAATGATGGTCATTGGTCTGCACGACCGCATCTCGGGTCACGCCAACCGTGTCCGCGTGCTTGATCGCTTTCTCACCTACGCACGATCCAAAACCGATGTATGGTTCGCCCGCAAAGATGAGATCGCGGCCTTGGCGCTGGAGCATAGGGACATTACGCCAATCTACGAACGCGGCGCACCGACAACTACCGGCCTGCCGGGCTCCGCTGCATAAAGAAAAGCCCCGACAAATGCAAAGAGGCAGACTCAGAAGGAGAAACACAAATGTATAACCACGTGATTTGGCCACACCGCTTTGATCCAAAAACCTCTGCGATCTACGCACTCAACGACATTGACGTGAAAGCGCCGCCTGAAATGATTTGGAAATTGTTAGTAGACGCCGAGCATTGGTCGAGCTACTTTCCTGCCGAAAATCAAGTGAAGATCCTGAGTGGCGAGGCGGAACTGGAGCTCGGGACAAAATGGACCCGGATGACCGTTGGCATTCCCACAAGACTTATCGTTACGGAGTATGAGCCGAACACAAGACTTTCGTGGTCGACAACAGTCGATGGCGATGAAACGGGTTCTAGCGCCTATCACGGTTGGGTCATAACGCCCACGGACAGAGGTTGTCATGTCCTTTCTGAGGAGACGCAGCAAGGCCCCTATTTTCTTGAGGCGCTCGGGCGGAAACATCCCGGTGGTCTCTACAGCTATCACCAGGAATGGGTCGAAAAGCTTGCGCGCGCAGCAGAGGCGGAAGCCGCCAAGACAGAGGGCTGAAGTCTCAACCACGGACCAGTTCACCGGCCCGATTCAGCGAAACTCTCTGAAAAAGGAATTCGCCGAAAGGAAATAAGAATGGCAAACACTGACATCGAAAAGGTACTCACCTTCCTTCATGGGCTTAGCTCCGGGGATCCGGAACTTGCGACCGCACAAATCGACCCGAAGAGGTACGTAGAACACAATCCGCGCTCCGGCGATGGGACTGATGGCCTGAGAGGCTTTTTCATTCGTTCGTCCAAAGAGGAACACCATCTTCAGGTAATTCGAGCCTTCCATGACGGTCCCTACGTGTTTACTCACGCTGAGGGAGTGGTCCTCGGTCAGAACATCTTCTTCGACCTTTTCCGACTTGAGGCCGGCTTCATTACAGAACATTGGGTCCTTTCGGCGAATTCGGCTCATCCGAATGAGAGTGGGCACACTCAGACCGATGGTCCCACCGAAGCAGATCTTTCAGTGGACTCAGACGAGAACAAAGCACTTGTCAGGAGATACTACGAGACCGTCCACGTTGGTGGGGACCATAGCAAGATTCCGCAATATTTTGAGGGAGACCACTGCATCCGCCACGAGCCCGGCGTGCGCGACGGAGTCTCAAACTTCAAACAAGATCTGGAACGACTGGTGAAGAACAGAACAATCGATGAAATCAAATTTGTCTTGGGGCAGGGCGATTTCGTTTTCATTCTAGCCAATGGGACGCATCAAGGAGAACCTTGCGCCTACGTCGATTTGTATCGAGTCGATGGTTCGAAGATTGCTGAGCGCTGGGGATTCCCTGAAGAGATACCCTCTGAAGCGGACAGGAAAAACAGTATCAAACTCCTCTAGTTTAAGTCTCAGTATCCAAGGTAGTGAAGGGCTAGTTCGGCCGTCCGCTTTAGCTCGGTCTTGGTCGAGCCGTTTGCTGCTTGGACGGATAGGCCAGCGACCATCATGGAGATATAGCGGGTATAGTCGTCCACGTTGATGTCTTTAGTCAGCTCTCCGCTTTTTCGGGCTTCGAGGAAGCGGTCTTTCATTTCGACTTCATTATGCCTTCGAATTTCTGTCATGAGGTCGCGAGCGGGCGTCGCGTCCACGCTGCAACCCATCGCCCCGGCCAGCGTCATGCAAGTGGAGGGATGGCCAGGCGTCGTGAGAAACGCAATCGTGTTGTGGAAGAGCGCCCGAACTGCCTTTTCGAGTGTGGGTTCACCCAGTGCATCCGTTGCATATTGCGTGCGAGTCTCCAAGTAACGCTTTACCGCGTTTGAAAACAATGCGTGTTTGTCACCGAAGGCTGCATAAATGCTAGAGGGATTCAAACCCATTGCTTGAGTCAGGTCGGCCATCGAAGTACCCTCGAAGCCTCGTTCCCAAAAAAGGAGCATTGCCGCCTCTAACGCCGCGTTCTTGTCAAAACTGATCGGTCGTCCCGTTTTTCCGTTCGCTGTCTTCATATGTTTGTTCGCCACTCTCTATATTAGAGCGCCATTTCATGCATCCGTTGCGTAGGTTTAGACATCTGTAGTGAGTGTT is a window of Granulicella tundricola MP5ACTX9 DNA encoding:
- a CDS encoding CPBP family intramembrane glutamic endopeptidase; the protein is MAIVVAAYFIAGPIELFIFHSLTHAFNLRSGSPNTLIKSRYGTLMLVRLLLNSVLWVAVCKMLNRSAIAFPLNRRRFLRHTLVGLATGLAVMLATMFSIWGLEAAVVTRSGQTLASACGNGFAWLILDFVGALGEELYGRAIVLVVAERFLGWRGAVLVSGLMFSGFHLDNPGASRIWLFRLFAQGCVLAYATFRSRSIWWSVGYHTGWNWISAPLFGAAGSGYLDEGHLFNFAPHGSIWITGGAVGPEGSIFAFVAVFVALGLLFITTSSIKKQKRADCQIVAA
- a CDS encoding nuclear transport factor 2 family protein, translated to MANTDIEKVLTFLHGLSSGDPELATAQIDPKRYVEHNPRSGDGTDGLRGFFIRSSKEEHHLQVIRAFHDGPYVFTHAEGVVLGQNIFFDLFRLEAGFITEHWVLSANSAHPNESGHTQTDGPTEADLSVDSDENKALVRRYYETVHVGGDHSKIPQYFEGDHCIRHEPGVRDGVSNFKQDLERLVKNRTIDEIKFVLGQGDFVFILANGTHQGEPCAYVDLYRVDGSKIAERWGFPEEIPSEADRKNSIKLL
- a CDS encoding TetR/AcrR family transcriptional regulator is translated as MANKHMKTANGKTGRPISFDKNAALEAAMLLFWERGFEGTSMADLTQAMGLNPSSIYAAFGDKHALFSNAVKRYLETRTQYATDALGEPTLEKAVRALFHNTIAFLTTPGHPSTCMTLAGAMGCSVDATPARDLMTEIRRHNEVEMKDRFLEARKSGELTKDINVDDYTRYISMMVAGLSVQAANGSTKTELKRTAELALHYLGY
- a CDS encoding alpha/beta fold hydrolase, whose protein sequence is MKASRTLTRLIAIALLIFLVAVIGGATFNALAIRHYRKIAGLPGKVCDVNGHSLHLYCTGEGSPTILLSSGLGDDFLGWVKVQPVLSKQTRVCSYDRAGFGWSDSGAGVQDANAISLQLHQLLEAAAIQRPFVLVGHSISGIYLRSYATHYPADLAGLVFVDGATPLQDDRIPKQLVKIQEQQRRQMPWQKLLMSVGWYRLRGICTSIPSGAEAYTAWIKADSCIPSRWMRWRMNSMPSESPEKRRFTRVHSVIFRF
- a CDS encoding SRPBCC domain-containing protein is translated as MKDLIQWEAVKWPDDMAPSRCPIHFTNERQVAASSKTIWSLLTDPYAWPHFYPGVEQAPSLQGSNSLSLGVRFETKLAGQQVLASVQEFEPLTRIAWYGGPIDSEESKAYHAWIITPTPSGCHLRTEETMRGPLWIELAKKAPDAFWLTHEKLLASLANIAEERTNHRNEEETDK
- a CDS encoding NADPH-dependent F420 reductase codes for the protein MGYAIIGSGNVGKALATAFARKNLEVAIASRRSVELLEPIAKAIGPTIIPKALKDAVEADIIFLAIPFGTQKEVAKAARSWQGKIVIDVINAYGVSPEELEDLPSSVVVSHSFPGATLVKAFNHLPAEVLAQDPKVKDGRRVVFLSSDDESAADKVATLVERLGFAPVKLGKLTEGGLLVQARGKTWAQLIFQDFVKF
- a CDS encoding SRPBCC domain-containing protein — encoded protein: MYNHVIWPHRFDPKTSAIYALNDIDVKAPPEMIWKLLVDAEHWSSYFPAENQVKILSGEAELELGTKWTRMTVGIPTRLIVTEYEPNTRLSWSTTVDGDETGSSAYHGWVITPTDRGCHVLSEETQQGPYFLEALGRKHPGGLYSYHQEWVEKLARAAEAEAAKTEG
- a CDS encoding helix-turn-helix domain-containing protein, which gives rise to MKSRESTVKLRYPGGRFRREWISDAAGWQSLRLRISEWHLTSADVIEPPPSDDPSFSVLLNSAFHLDERFRGQWRGQLYTKGTGELSPARHQRRLRQNFVGQGSLNTLGVHIPQATVDRVAQELSTPGNAVGSSLQDLPFMDDRPLSGFSFTVLAALRDKAPDFYAQSAAQWLAAHLLLGPFKAFEWHQSLTHERVSDHRLIRVLEYIDAHLSEHLDLRILSQEAGLSPFHFAALFNKAVGATPHRHVHHLRMKTAQSMLRTTDKSTLEIALACGFGSASHFASAFRREFLQTPTEYRSSQQFSEITSS
- a CDS encoding polysaccharide deacetylase family protein gives rise to the protein MQPTVSFWPNGARLAVSFSLMFEGGGQPISGAPGFFEEPMEKGLPDLATNGVFQYGIYEGIPRILDLMDKHQVKLSSFMIGQAVDKAPDLAREIVRRGHEAGAHGRSWQNSYLLDRESERRFIVDGMESIQRATGQTPVGWNAYFVRNSPHTLDILQSLGFVYHIDEPSADQPFIIKLKGGDFVTVPYTLHLNDIASFTFVGWNPVAYEQALRDEFDQLYEEGAHRRRMMVIGLHDRISGHANRVRVLDRFLTYARSKTDVWFARKDEIAALALEHRDITPIYERGAPTTTGLPGSAA